From Scleropages formosus chromosome 9, fSclFor1.1, whole genome shotgun sequence, one genomic window encodes:
- the gpx4a gene encoding glutathione peroxidase 4a isoform X2: MHFLASSVLFSVLLQTMSAEVQDWQKATSIYDFSAKDIDGKEVSLEKYRGKVCIIVNVASKUSKTPVNYSQFAKMHATYAEKGLCILAFPSNQFGRQEPGTEAQIKEFAKSYDAEFDLFGKIDVNGEEAHPLWKWLKEQPKGKGTFGNNIKWNFTKFLIDREGQVAKRYSPLDDPSVVEKDLVKYL; encoded by the exons ATGCATTTCCTAGCTTCCTCTGTGCTTTTCTCGGTTCTGCTGCAGACTATG TCTGCGGAGGTGCAAGACTGGCAGAAAGCGACGTCCATTTACGACTTCTCCGCCAAAGACATTGACGGCAAAGAAGTCTCCTTGGAAAAGTACCG GGGTAAAGTTTGCATAATTGTCAACGTAGCCTCCAAATGAAGCAAGACGCCCGTAAACTACTCTCAGTTTGCGAAGATGCACGCCACGTACGCTGAGAAAGGTTTATGCATCCTGGCCTTCCCATCCAACCAGTTTGGCAGACAG GAACCGGGCACAGAGGCTCAGATTAAGGAGTTTGCCAAGTCCTACGATGCGGAGTTCGACCTCTTCGGTAAAATCGACGTGAACGGAGAGGAGGCCCACCCGCTTTGGAAGTGGCTCAAAGAGCAGCCAAAGGGCAAAGGGACGTTTGGGAA CAACATCAAATGGAATTTCACCAAG tttCTCATTGACCGAGAAGGACAAGTTGCGAAAAGGTATTCCCCACTGGATGATCCAAGC GTAGTGGAGAAGGATCTCGTAAAGTACCTGTAG